The Microbacterium limosum genome contains a region encoding:
- a CDS encoding helicase-related protein, protein MDAPAVTLASLRAGQRLRGVLPGQPVTLVGVTPLDDALVEIFFRDDSGRTGERTITELDAGKLELVTELGNAPAFDGDPDEFRLAAEALRIKYAALYDPMAAVNSSDVDPLPHQIRAVYEELLPRIPLRFLLADDPGAGKTIMAGLYLKELILRADCERALIVAPGGLVEQWREELSQKFDLSFEIFNRQMVDDAQGRNVFDEHPFLIARMDQLSRSDDLIEQLSDVTWDAVVVDEAHRMSAHYSSWAGQVDETKRFRLGRLLAETAHNFLLMTATPHAGKEEDFQLFMSLLDRDRFEGQFRAGVHRTDTRGLMRRMVKEELLTFEGKPLFPERRAYTVEYELSDPERELYELVTGYVRTEMGRAERLAQAGDKKRGNNVGFALTVLQRRLASSPEAILRSLERRQVRLETRLREWQRATDEARYSTSMTASIDEWSTGRVALDFEDASASAPSFNPDEFDDLDEEISEEERAQFEARVDQVVDLATAAESIGELRAEIAILEDLIRVARRVRLLDDDKKWVELRTILDDQLLVHDDSGEPRKIIIFTEHKDTLDYLRQKITTQLGRPESVITIHGGTRREDRKAAREQFTYDRNTVVLLATDAAGEGLNLQRAHLMVNYDLPWNPNRIEQRFGRIHRIGQREVCHLWNMVAKDTREGDVFTRLLSKIDQMSIAYNGNLFNVLGDADAFQEKSLRELLIEAIRYGDEPERKAELDRVIDASVAHGLDTMVAERALHPEMYSSLNLEEIRERMEKARERRLQPGYIAAFFLPAFERLGGRIRRREKGRYEITRIPQRVIDTARRLNRWAPVPERYERATFETAHVRPENQTQAALLAPGHPLLQAVIELTIEDLGPVLKRGTVFVDRREQQSEHTALLYAVEQRIQNATTDADTVSHHFDYPVLDTTGAVTLAAAPPYLDYDAPHAGEAAAIAEVLADEWANSDHERSIRTWAYRDGLAPRMDELAARIAVDVDRTRVQVKERLLAEINHWDREHNRLEALERSGTIGRLRADAALQRARQLDERLDKRLRALDESTQLVALPAVVRGSALVVPSKRLSPGDEDAAPQTFARNTELVERRAVEAVLATERALGRTPHEMPRNNPGYDIQSFDPDGRIHYIEVKGRIEGSDTFTITTNEVTFAQTQGDRHRLALVLVSPDGEKRDRLRYVMDAFTHIEPSATTRSYNEEWHDYWDRGGPPR, encoded by the coding sequence GTGGACGCACCTGCGGTGACGCTGGCATCGCTGCGCGCCGGGCAACGCCTGCGCGGTGTCCTGCCCGGGCAGCCGGTGACACTCGTCGGCGTGACACCGCTGGACGACGCGCTCGTCGAGATCTTCTTCCGCGATGACTCGGGTCGGACCGGCGAACGCACCATCACCGAGCTCGATGCCGGCAAGCTCGAACTAGTCACGGAGCTGGGTAACGCGCCCGCGTTCGACGGCGACCCTGATGAGTTCCGCCTCGCGGCCGAGGCGCTCCGCATCAAGTACGCCGCGCTCTACGACCCGATGGCGGCGGTGAATAGCTCGGACGTCGATCCGTTGCCGCATCAGATCCGCGCAGTGTACGAGGAACTCCTCCCGCGAATCCCGCTGCGGTTCCTCCTCGCTGATGACCCCGGCGCGGGCAAGACGATCATGGCCGGCCTCTACCTCAAGGAGCTCATCCTCCGCGCCGACTGCGAACGAGCGCTCATCGTCGCGCCCGGCGGCCTCGTGGAGCAGTGGCGGGAAGAGCTGTCGCAGAAATTCGACCTCTCGTTCGAGATCTTCAACCGTCAGATGGTCGACGACGCGCAGGGCCGCAATGTGTTCGACGAGCACCCGTTCCTCATCGCACGGATGGACCAACTCTCCCGCAGCGATGACCTGATCGAGCAGCTCTCCGACGTCACCTGGGACGCTGTCGTCGTCGATGAGGCGCATCGCATGTCCGCGCACTACTCGTCATGGGCGGGTCAAGTCGACGAGACGAAGCGGTTCCGGCTGGGGCGGCTGCTCGCCGAGACCGCGCACAACTTCCTCCTCATGACCGCGACCCCGCACGCAGGCAAGGAAGAAGACTTCCAGCTGTTCATGTCCTTGCTGGACCGCGACCGGTTCGAGGGCCAGTTCCGCGCCGGCGTGCACCGCACTGACACGCGCGGCCTGATGCGGCGCATGGTGAAGGAAGAGCTCCTCACCTTCGAGGGCAAGCCTCTGTTCCCCGAGCGTCGCGCGTACACGGTCGAGTACGAGCTGAGCGACCCCGAGCGTGAGCTATATGAGCTGGTGACCGGCTACGTGCGCACCGAGATGGGTCGTGCGGAACGGCTCGCGCAGGCGGGCGACAAGAAGCGCGGCAACAACGTGGGGTTCGCGCTCACCGTGCTGCAGCGACGCCTCGCCTCAAGTCCGGAGGCGATCCTCCGATCGCTCGAGCGACGCCAAGTGCGACTCGAGACCCGTCTGCGGGAATGGCAGCGCGCGACCGACGAGGCCCGCTACAGCACCTCCATGACTGCGTCTATTGACGAGTGGTCAACCGGCCGCGTCGCACTCGACTTCGAGGACGCCTCCGCTTCGGCGCCAAGCTTCAACCCCGACGAGTTCGATGACCTCGATGAAGAAATCTCCGAAGAAGAACGAGCACAGTTCGAGGCCCGTGTCGACCAGGTGGTCGACCTTGCCACTGCGGCCGAGTCGATCGGTGAACTCCGCGCTGAGATCGCGATCCTCGAAGACCTCATCCGCGTCGCGCGCCGCGTCCGGTTGCTGGATGACGACAAGAAGTGGGTGGAGCTGCGCACGATCCTCGACGACCAGCTACTCGTGCACGACGACTCGGGCGAACCGCGCAAGATCATCATCTTCACCGAGCACAAGGACACCCTTGACTACCTGCGGCAGAAGATCACGACGCAGCTGGGTCGCCCGGAGTCGGTCATCACGATTCACGGCGGCACGCGCCGCGAAGACCGCAAGGCGGCGCGCGAGCAGTTCACCTACGACCGCAACACCGTCGTGCTCCTGGCGACGGATGCCGCGGGCGAAGGCCTCAACCTGCAGCGGGCGCACCTCATGGTCAATTACGACCTGCCGTGGAACCCGAACCGGATCGAGCAGCGTTTCGGCCGCATCCACCGCATCGGCCAGCGGGAAGTGTGCCACTTGTGGAACATGGTCGCGAAGGACACACGCGAGGGGGACGTGTTCACGCGGTTGCTGTCGAAGATCGACCAGATGTCGATCGCGTACAACGGCAACCTGTTCAACGTTCTCGGCGACGCGGATGCTTTCCAGGAGAAGTCGCTCCGTGAACTGCTGATCGAGGCGATCCGGTACGGCGACGAGCCGGAACGCAAGGCCGAGCTCGACCGAGTCATCGACGCGAGCGTCGCCCACGGGCTCGACACCATGGTCGCTGAACGAGCCTTGCACCCCGAGATGTACTCCTCGCTCAATCTCGAAGAGATCCGTGAGCGGATGGAGAAGGCCCGCGAGCGACGCCTGCAGCCCGGATACATCGCGGCGTTCTTCCTCCCCGCCTTCGAACGCCTCGGTGGCCGTATCCGTCGGCGCGAGAAGGGCCGATACGAGATCACGCGGATACCACAGCGCGTCATCGACACGGCACGCCGACTCAACCGGTGGGCACCTGTGCCGGAGCGGTACGAACGAGCCACGTTCGAGACTGCACACGTTCGCCCCGAGAATCAGACACAGGCGGCACTTCTCGCCCCCGGCCACCCGCTCCTCCAAGCGGTCATCGAACTCACGATCGAAGACCTCGGGCCCGTGCTCAAACGAGGAACCGTGTTCGTCGATCGCCGTGAACAGCAATCCGAGCACACTGCACTGCTGTATGCCGTCGAGCAGCGCATCCAGAACGCCACCACCGATGCCGACACCGTGTCGCACCACTTCGACTACCCCGTCCTCGACACCACGGGGGCTGTCACGCTCGCTGCTGCGCCGCCCTACCTCGACTACGACGCACCACACGCGGGTGAGGCTGCGGCAATCGCCGAGGTCCTCGCGGACGAGTGGGCAAACAGCGACCATGAACGCTCTATCCGGACGTGGGCGTATCGAGACGGACTCGCACCTCGCATGGACGAACTCGCCGCGCGGATAGCCGTGGATGTCGACCGCACCCGCGTGCAGGTCAAGGAACGCCTCCTGGCCGAGATCAACCATTGGGACCGCGAGCACAATCGCCTCGAAGCGCTCGAACGCTCCGGCACCATAGGCCGCCTCCGCGCCGACGCCGCGCTCCAGCGAGCCCGCCAGCTCGACGAACGACTCGACAAGCGGCTCCGCGCCCTCGACGAGAGCACGCAACTCGTCGCACTTCCCGCCGTTGTCCGCGGGTCAGCACTCGTCGTGCCGAGCAAACGACTGTCGCCTGGCGACGAGGATGCCGCGCCTCAGACCTTCGCGCGCAACACCGAGCTCGTCGAACGCCGAGCCGTCGAAGCCGTTCTCGCTACCGAACGCGCACTCGGCCGCACGCCCCACGAGATGCCCAGGAACAATCCCGGATACGACATCCAGTCCTTCGATCCCGACGGGCGCATTCACTACATCGAGGTGAAGGGGCGGATCGAGGGGTCCGACACCTTCACCATCACGACGAACGAGGTCACGTTCGCGCAGACGCAGGGCGACCGTCACCGACTCGCCCTCGTCCTCGTGTCGCCGGACGGCGAGAAGCGGGACCGACTTCGCTATGTCATGGACGCGTTTACCCACATTGAGCCGTCCGCGACAACACGGTCGTACAACGAGGAATGGCACGACTACTGGGATCGCGGAGGCCCACCGCGATGA
- a CDS encoding helix-turn-helix domain-containing protein codes for MSEPWLSADDIAEHLGVTKDTIYAWISDKGMPAHKVGRLWKFQASEVDDWVRRGDAGSPD; via the coding sequence ATGTCCGAGCCGTGGCTCTCTGCCGACGACATCGCTGAGCACTTGGGCGTGACCAAGGACACGATCTACGCCTGGATCTCCGACAAGGGGATGCCGGCGCACAAGGTCGGGCGTCTGTGGAAGTTCCAGGCGAGCGAGGTCGACGACTGGGTACGCAGAGGGGACGCAGGATCTCCGGACTGA
- a CDS encoding helix-turn-helix domain-containing protein, which yields MPSPATSPDAWDHYARELGQNIQRERARVGYSQDRVAYESNLSRYTYQKLEKGESKPGTPANPTVKTLLAVAQVLDVQLTDLLPSVTPDLTIR from the coding sequence GTGCCTTCCCCCGCGACCTCGCCTGATGCGTGGGACCACTACGCTCGCGAGCTCGGCCAGAACATCCAGCGGGAACGAGCGCGTGTCGGATACAGCCAGGACCGTGTGGCGTACGAGTCCAACCTGAGCCGCTACACGTACCAGAAGCTCGAGAAGGGTGAGTCGAAGCCCGGAACTCCCGCGAATCCGACCGTCAAGACTCTGCTGGCGGTAGCTCAGGTGCTCGACGTTCAGCTCACCGACCTCTTGCCCAGCGTGACGCCCGACCTCACGATCCGCTGA
- a CDS encoding NYN domain-containing protein, with protein MSASPVPGPPHERLIVYIDGFNFYHGMHDKFGRSTLWIDFVALAQSLRPRSHIVAVKYFTAPVLGDAGAASRQAYHQAAVAARHTNVFSVTQGRYQAKTVTCFNCRATRTVHEEKETDVNIAVALVGDAAANAMDSALIISADSDLAPAVRAAKQFRPHMFIGAAFPPKRFSSELKQLMPASSQIGRDKIRQALLPESFTVGATTYTRPPKWR; from the coding sequence TTGTCAGCCTCACCCGTTCCTGGACCGCCGCACGAGCGCCTCATCGTCTACATCGACGGCTTCAACTTCTATCACGGCATGCACGACAAGTTCGGACGCTCGACGCTCTGGATCGACTTCGTCGCACTCGCGCAGAGCCTGCGCCCACGCAGCCACATCGTCGCGGTGAAGTACTTCACCGCACCTGTGCTGGGCGATGCGGGCGCGGCCAGTCGTCAGGCCTACCATCAGGCAGCCGTCGCTGCGCGTCACACCAACGTCTTCAGCGTCACGCAGGGCCGATATCAAGCGAAGACCGTGACGTGCTTCAACTGTCGCGCAACGCGTACGGTGCACGAGGAGAAGGAGACCGACGTCAACATCGCCGTTGCTCTTGTGGGCGACGCCGCTGCGAACGCGATGGACTCGGCACTGATCATCAGCGCCGACAGCGATCTTGCGCCCGCGGTCAGGGCGGCCAAACAATTCCGCCCGCACATGTTCATCGGCGCCGCCTTCCCACCCAAGCGGTTCTCGAGCGAACTCAAGCAGCTGATGCCCGCGTCGTCGCAGATCGGTCGCGACAAGATCCGCCAGGCTCTTCTGCCCGAGAGCTTCACCGTCGGCGCGACCACGTACACCCGACCTCCGAAGTGGCGATGA